From Novosphingobium decolorationis, one genomic window encodes:
- a CDS encoding DNA polymerase III subunit gamma/tau: protein MDDSRENPENRPPWDDAGQDDPRPTSQELEDAGQASMFGDAPAQDRGDDANTAADGLSAAELEAAGQASMFGGEPAAPAEEAAPDIELAPFPAPAAPATDGAPSSQAKTAPAVASDEAQQPYRVLARKYRPQTFDELIGQEAMVRTLANAIKRDRLAHAFLMTGVRGVGKTSTARLIAKALNCIGPDGEGGPTIHPCGQCEPCRAIAEGRHIDVIEMDAASHTGVDDVREIIEAVRYAAVSARYKIYIIDEVHMLSRNAFNALLKTLEEPPAHVKFLFATTEVDKLPVTVLSRCQRFDLRRIPTPMLAEHFAKVCGLEGVEAEPEALAMVASAAEGSVRDGLSILDQAIAHADLDGEGQVRADKVRDMLGLSDKTVQRQLFAYLLEGNGAGVLEVVARQFALGVEPIALMRGQMDLAHRIALAQVSGSEPEAHSAEEREAIGGWATALAAGQVHRLWQLLLKGFEEVKSAPDPLVAAQMALLRIMHASDMPDPGSLVKKLEDLVARGPAPTQVPTPAPASPPASAAPSGEAPTLAEPAGSASGAAAPEQAAAPAPAAPPASTPEAIAPEFLAARWDSLVDEVEHAGGPTVANIMRMQVRVAHLAPGTLKYELAPSFREDISGYLRDGLAKATGQRWEVMRVESGGMPTIVERAEADQAAASQALRRAPLVEATLAAFPDAELIEDERPAAIGGGGRNWR from the coding sequence ATGGACGATTCACGCGAAAACCCTGAGAACCGCCCGCCCTGGGATGATGCCGGGCAGGACGATCCGCGCCCCACCTCGCAGGAGCTCGAGGATGCCGGACAGGCCTCGATGTTCGGGGACGCGCCGGCGCAGGACCGCGGGGATGACGCGAACACGGCCGCCGACGGGCTGAGTGCGGCCGAACTGGAAGCGGCGGGACAAGCCTCCATGTTCGGTGGCGAGCCTGCGGCGCCTGCCGAGGAGGCCGCTCCAGACATCGAACTGGCACCATTTCCGGCTCCGGCCGCGCCCGCCACCGATGGCGCGCCTTCGTCGCAGGCAAAGACGGCCCCGGCTGTCGCGTCCGACGAAGCGCAGCAGCCTTACCGGGTGCTCGCCCGCAAGTATCGTCCCCAGACCTTCGACGAGCTGATCGGGCAGGAGGCGATGGTGCGCACGCTGGCCAACGCGATCAAGCGCGACCGCCTGGCCCACGCCTTCCTGATGACCGGCGTGCGCGGGGTCGGCAAGACCTCGACCGCGCGCCTGATCGCCAAGGCGCTCAACTGCATCGGTCCCGATGGCGAGGGCGGCCCCACGATCCATCCGTGCGGCCAGTGCGAGCCGTGCCGCGCGATTGCCGAGGGGCGCCATATCGACGTGATCGAGATGGACGCGGCGAGCCACACCGGCGTCGACGATGTGCGCGAGATCATCGAGGCGGTGCGCTATGCGGCCGTTTCGGCGCGCTACAAGATCTACATCATCGACGAGGTCCACATGCTGTCGCGCAACGCGTTCAACGCGTTGCTCAAGACGCTTGAGGAACCCCCGGCGCACGTGAAGTTCCTCTTCGCGACGACCGAAGTCGACAAGTTGCCCGTTACCGTCCTCTCGCGGTGCCAGCGCTTCGACCTGCGCCGTATTCCCACGCCGATGCTGGCCGAGCATTTCGCCAAGGTCTGTGGTCTTGAAGGTGTCGAGGCCGAGCCGGAAGCGCTGGCGATGGTCGCCTCGGCTGCCGAAGGTTCGGTGCGCGATGGCCTTTCGATTCTCGACCAGGCGATTGCCCATGCCGATCTCGACGGGGAAGGGCAGGTCCGCGCGGACAAGGTGCGCGATATGCTGGGCCTGTCCGACAAGACGGTGCAGCGCCAGCTTTTCGCGTACCTGCTGGAAGGCAATGGTGCGGGCGTTCTCGAGGTCGTGGCGCGCCAGTTCGCGCTCGGGGTGGAGCCGATCGCGCTCATGCGCGGGCAGATGGATCTGGCGCACCGTATCGCCCTGGCGCAGGTCTCCGGCTCCGAGCCGGAAGCGCATTCGGCCGAGGAACGCGAAGCCATCGGAGGCTGGGCGACGGCCCTGGCGGCCGGGCAGGTGCACCGTCTGTGGCAACTCCTTCTCAAGGGCTTCGAGGAAGTGAAGTCCGCGCCTGATCCGTTGGTGGCCGCGCAGATGGCGCTGCTGCGGATCATGCACGCCAGCGACATGCCCGATCCGGGATCGCTGGTGAAGAAGCTGGAGGATCTCGTCGCGCGCGGACCGGCTCCCACCCAGGTACCTACACCTGCACCTGCATCGCCACCTGCATCCGCGGCCCCGTCGGGTGAGGCGCCAACTCTCGCCGAGCCAGCCGGTTCTGCTTCTGGTGCCGCTGCGCCCGAGCAGGCCGCCGCTCCGGCCCCGGCAGCTCCACCGGCTTCTACGCCTGAGGCGATTGCACCGGAGTTCCTGGCCGCGCGCTGGGACAGCCTGGTCGACGAAGTCGAACACGCGGGCGGTCCGACGGTCGCGAACATCATGCGCATGCAGGTGCGGGTGGCGCATCTTGCACCGGGCACGTTGAAATACGAGCTTGCACCCAGCTTTCGCGAGGATATCAGCGGCTACCTGCGCGATGGTCTTGCCAAGGCCACGGGCCAGCGCTGGGAAGTCATGCGCGTCGAGAGTGGCGGGATGCCGACGATTGTCGAGCGGGCCGAGGCCGACCAGGCGGCAGCCTCGCAGGCCCTGCGCAGGGCCCCGCTTGTCGAGGCGACTCTGGCGGCCTTCCCGGACGCCGAACTGATCGAGGATGAACGGCCCGCCGCCATCGGCGGTGGTGGCCGCAACTGGAGATAA
- a CDS encoding YbaB/EbfC family nucleoid-associated protein, translating to MKSMEEMIQAAQQAAETIQKQMTETQSKLDSMEVEGLSGGGLVKIRCSAKGRVIGVSIDDSLMQPSEKGMLEDLIAAAYNDARVKADSVANEEMGKAQQGMGLPPGFKMPF from the coding sequence ATGAAGTCCATGGAAGAAATGATCCAGGCGGCGCAGCAGGCCGCCGAGACGATTCAGAAGCAGATGACCGAAACCCAGAGCAAGCTCGACTCGATGGAAGTCGAAGGACTCTCGGGTGGCGGCCTTGTGAAGATTCGCTGCTCGGCCAAGGGCCGTGTCATCGGTGTTTCCATCGACGACAGCCTGATGCAGCCGAGCGAGAAGGGTATGCTCGAGGACCTGATCGCGGCGGCCTACAACGACGCGCGCGTCAAGGCCGATTCGGTTGCCAACGAAGAGATGGGCAAGGCGCAGCAGGGCATGGGTCTGCCGCCGGGCTTCAAGATGCCGTTCTGA
- the lon gene encoding endopeptidase La, with the protein MPLNLLPLLPLRDIVVFPGMVVPLFVGREKSVAALEAAMAGDKDIFLLAQLDPGCDDPDRDDLYDTGVIASVLQLLKLPDGTVRVLVEGQERAKLERLRAEQTDDGEMLLAEVEKLEGVEAEGTEVSAMMRSVIDQFNEYAKLNKKLSQDAGDQLDDIEDAAKLADTVAAQLSAKVSDKQAVLSEDDPLKRLEMVYSFMEGELGVLQVERKIRGRVKRQMEKTQREYYLNEQLKAIQSELGGGEGEEANELQELQVKIEKTKLSKEAREKANAELKKLKSMQPMSAEATVVRNYLDILLGLPWGKKSKLKRDISTAQDVLDADHYALDKVKDRIIEYLAVQARTNKLKGPILCLVGPPGVGKTSLGKSIAKATGREFIRQSLGGVRDEAEIRGHRRTYIGSLPGKIVSNLRKAGKSNPLFLLDEIDKLGQDFRGDPASALLEVLDPEQNAKFQDHYLELDIDLSDVMFVCTANSLNLPQALLDRMEIIRLEGYTEDEKVEIAERHLVAKQVEAHGLKDGEFTLTEAGLRDLIRYYTREAGVRTLEREIARLARKSLRQILEGKTKSVTITPENLADYAGVQKFRHGNSEEENQVGAVTGLAWTEVGGELLTIESVTVPGKGQIKATGKLGEVMNESIQTAWSFVKARSPAYGVKPSIFNKRDIHIHLPEGAVPKDGPSAGIGMVTSIVSTLSGVPVRKDVAMTGEVTLRGRVLPIGGLKEKLLAALRGGITTVLIPEENRKDLAEIPENAKQGLDIIPVSHVDEVLARALTETLEPIEWTEADELAAAPPAHGGVSGATAH; encoded by the coding sequence ATGCCCTTGAACCTGCTGCCCCTGCTTCCGCTCCGTGACATCGTCGTCTTTCCCGGCATGGTCGTGCCGTTGTTTGTCGGCCGTGAAAAATCGGTAGCGGCCCTCGAAGCCGCGATGGCAGGCGACAAGGACATCTTCCTTCTCGCGCAGCTCGATCCGGGCTGCGACGATCCCGACCGCGATGATCTCTACGACACCGGCGTGATCGCCAGCGTTCTCCAGCTGCTGAAGCTTCCTGACGGCACCGTGCGTGTTCTCGTCGAAGGACAGGAGCGTGCGAAGCTGGAGCGCCTGCGCGCCGAGCAGACCGACGATGGCGAGATGCTGCTGGCCGAAGTGGAGAAGCTCGAGGGCGTCGAAGCCGAAGGCACCGAAGTCTCGGCGATGATGCGTTCGGTCATCGACCAGTTTAACGAATACGCCAAGCTCAACAAGAAGCTGAGCCAGGACGCGGGCGACCAGCTCGACGATATCGAGGACGCGGCCAAGCTCGCGGATACGGTTGCTGCACAGCTTTCCGCCAAGGTTTCCGACAAGCAGGCTGTCCTCTCCGAGGATGATCCGCTCAAGCGTCTGGAAATGGTCTATTCCTTCATGGAAGGCGAACTCGGCGTCCTGCAGGTCGAGCGCAAGATCCGGGGGCGCGTGAAGCGCCAGATGGAAAAGACCCAGCGCGAATATTACCTCAACGAACAGCTCAAGGCGATCCAGTCCGAGCTCGGCGGCGGCGAAGGCGAGGAAGCCAACGAACTGCAGGAGCTGCAGGTCAAGATCGAGAAGACCAAGCTGTCGAAGGAAGCGCGCGAAAAGGCGAACGCGGAGCTCAAGAAGCTGAAGTCGATGCAGCCGATGAGCGCGGAAGCGACCGTCGTACGCAACTATCTCGACATTCTCCTGGGCCTGCCGTGGGGCAAGAAGAGCAAGCTCAAGCGCGACATCTCGACCGCGCAGGACGTGCTCGACGCTGACCATTACGCGCTCGACAAGGTCAAGGACCGCATCATCGAGTATCTCGCGGTGCAGGCGCGCACCAACAAGCTCAAGGGACCCATCCTGTGCCTCGTCGGGCCTCCGGGCGTGGGCAAGACCTCGCTGGGCAAGTCGATTGCCAAGGCGACGGGCCGTGAGTTCATTCGCCAGTCGCTGGGCGGCGTGCGTGACGAGGCCGAGATTCGTGGCCACCGCCGCACCTACATCGGCTCGCTGCCCGGCAAGATCGTTTCGAACCTGCGCAAGGCGGGCAAGTCGAACCCGCTCTTCCTGCTCGACGAGATCGACAAGCTGGGTCAGGACTTCCGTGGCGATCCGGCGTCGGCGCTGCTCGAGGTGCTCGATCCTGAACAGAACGCCAAGTTCCAGGACCATTACCTCGAACTCGACATCGATCTGTCCGACGTGATGTTCGTGTGCACCGCGAACAGCCTCAACCTGCCGCAGGCGCTGCTTGATCGCATGGAGATCATCCGTCTCGAAGGCTACACCGAGGACGAGAAGGTCGAGATTGCCGAGCGCCACCTCGTGGCCAAGCAGGTCGAGGCGCATGGCCTCAAGGACGGCGAGTTCACGCTGACCGAAGCGGGCCTTCGCGACCTTATCCGGTACTACACCCGCGAGGCGGGCGTGCGTACGCTGGAGCGTGAGATCGCGCGCCTCGCGCGCAAGTCGCTGCGCCAGATCCTCGAAGGCAAGACCAAGAGCGTGACCATCACGCCCGAGAACCTTGCCGACTACGCGGGTGTGCAGAAGTTCCGCCACGGCAACTCGGAAGAGGAGAACCAGGTTGGCGCGGTGACGGGCCTCGCCTGGACCGAAGTGGGCGGCGAACTGCTGACCATCGAAAGCGTGACCGTTCCGGGCAAGGGCCAGATCAAGGCGACCGGCAAGCTGGGCGAAGTCATGAACGAATCGATCCAGACCGCCTGGAGCTTCGTGAAGGCCCGTTCGCCCGCCTACGGTGTGAAGCCGAGCATCTTCAACAAGCGCGACATCCACATTCACCTTCCCGAAGGCGCCGTGCCCAAGGACGGTCCCTCGGCGGGTATCGGCATGGTGACTTCCATCGTCTCGACGCTCAGCGGTGTGCCGGTGCGCAAGGACGTCGCGATGACCGGTGAAGTGACGCTGCGTGGGCGCGTGCTCCCCATCGGTGGTCTCAAGGAAAAGCTTCTGGCGGCGCTGCGCGGCGGCATCACCACGGTGCTGATCCCCGAAGAGAACCGCAAGGATCTCGCCGAGATCCCCGAGAACGCGAAGCAGGGCCTCGACATCATTCCCGTCAGCCATGTTGACGAGGTGCTGGCCCGCGCGCTGACCGAAACGCTCGAGCCCATCGAGTGGACCGAGGCGGACGAACTTGCGGCCGCGCCTCCGGCCCACGGCGGTGTGAGCGGGGCGACCGCGCACTGA
- a CDS encoding aspartate-semialdehyde dehydrogenase — protein MGYRVAVVGATGNVGREMLSILAEREFPCDEIAAVASSRSTGTEIDFGETGKKLKVKNIEHFDFTGWDIALFAAGSGPTKIYAPKAAAQGCVVIDNSSLYRMEPDVPLIVPEVNPDAIDGYTQRNIIANPNCSTAQMVVALKPLHDAFGIKRVVVSTYQSVSGAGKQGMDELFEQSRAIFVGDQVEPKKFTKQIAFNVIPHIDVFLDDGSTKEEWKMVVETKKIMDPKIKLHATCVRVPVFVGHSESLNIEFEKEVSAEEAQNILREAPGVMLVDKREDGGYVTPVECVGDSATYISRVREDPTVENGLALWCVSDNLRKGAALNAVQIAELLGRRHLKKG, from the coding sequence ATGGGTTACCGGGTAGCCGTCGTCGGCGCGACCGGAAATGTCGGCCGCGAAATGCTGAGCATCCTTGCCGAGCGCGAGTTCCCCTGCGACGAGATCGCAGCGGTTGCTTCATCGCGTTCCACCGGCACGGAGATTGATTTCGGCGAGACCGGCAAGAAACTCAAGGTCAAGAACATCGAGCACTTCGATTTCACGGGCTGGGACATCGCACTTTTCGCGGCCGGCTCGGGCCCGACGAAGATCTACGCGCCCAAGGCGGCTGCGCAGGGCTGCGTCGTGATCGACAACTCGTCGCTCTACCGCATGGAGCCCGACGTGCCGCTCATCGTGCCGGAAGTGAACCCGGACGCGATTGATGGCTACACGCAGCGCAACATCATCGCCAACCCCAACTGCTCGACCGCGCAGATGGTTGTCGCGCTCAAGCCGCTCCACGATGCTTTCGGCATCAAGCGCGTCGTCGTCTCGACCTATCAGTCGGTTTCCGGCGCGGGCAAGCAGGGCATGGACGAGCTGTTCGAACAGAGCCGCGCGATCTTCGTGGGTGACCAGGTTGAGCCCAAGAAGTTCACCAAGCAGATCGCCTTCAACGTGATCCCGCACATCGACGTCTTCCTCGACGATGGTTCCACCAAGGAAGAGTGGAAGATGGTCGTCGAGACCAAGAAGATCATGGATCCCAAGATCAAGCTCCACGCAACCTGCGTGCGCGTGCCGGTCTTCGTGGGCCACTCCGAATCGCTCAACATCGAGTTCGAGAAGGAAGTCTCGGCCGAGGAAGCGCAGAACATCCTGCGCGAAGCTCCGGGCGTGATGCTCGTCGACAAGCGTGAGGACGGCGGTTACGTCACCCCCGTCGAGTGCGTGGGCGACAGCGCCACCTACATCAGCCGCGTGCGCGAAGACCCTACGGTCGAGAACGGCCTCGCGCTGTGGTGTGTCTCGGACAACCTGCGTAAGGGTGCCGCGCTCAACGCGGTGCAGATCGCCGAACTGCTCGGCCGTCGCCACCTCAAGAAGGGCTGA
- a CDS encoding carboxymuconolactone decarboxylase family protein, whose amino-acid sequence MSKSNFHDWPQMAKDLNPAIGELKKSSPGPMQAFSEMGKAALAPGALDTRTKELIALAIGVAVRCAPCITYHSSGAQRAGATREEIAEAMGLAVYMGAGPSAMYAAQALEAFDQWDEKASG is encoded by the coding sequence ATGTCGAAGAGCAACTTTCACGACTGGCCGCAGATGGCGAAGGACCTGAACCCGGCCATTGGCGAACTCAAGAAGAGCTCGCCGGGGCCGATGCAGGCCTTTTCGGAGATGGGTAAGGCAGCCCTCGCGCCCGGCGCCCTCGACACCAGGACCAAGGAGTTGATCGCGCTGGCTATCGGCGTGGCGGTGCGCTGCGCGCCCTGCATCACCTACCATTCCTCGGGTGCGCAGAGGGCGGGCGCGACGCGTGAGGAAATCGCCGAGGCCATGGGGCTTGCGGTCTACATGGGGGCGGGTCCTTCCGCGATGTATGCCGCACAGGCCCTTGAAGCCTTCGACCAGTGGGACGAGAAAGCCTCCGGCTAA
- a CDS encoding alpha/beta fold hydrolase, which translates to MGEASGRPLVLLHGLFSSAHVNWIKYGNAQILVDAGFRIYMPDLRAHGESEAPHDPRAYPEDVLVEDLKSIIAELELKDYDLGGFSLGSRTSARGVLAGLAPRRLILAGMGLSGLSGWARRSAHFVDAIDRFGSIERGDPAFVAQAFMKTMKIDREAARLLLGSVDDTAPSELARITMPTLCVCGADDEDNGKAQELADALPDGHYAETPGNHMSSVTFKEMGRAMAEFLLD; encoded by the coding sequence ATGGGAGAGGCAAGCGGACGTCCGCTGGTCCTGCTCCATGGCCTGTTCTCCAGCGCGCACGTGAACTGGATCAAGTACGGCAATGCGCAAATCCTCGTTGATGCGGGCTTCCGGATCTACATGCCCGATCTTCGCGCGCATGGTGAAAGCGAGGCGCCGCACGATCCGCGCGCCTACCCCGAGGATGTCCTGGTCGAGGACCTCAAGAGCATCATCGCCGAGCTCGAACTGAAGGATTATGACCTAGGCGGTTTCTCGCTGGGCTCGCGCACCTCTGCGCGCGGTGTACTGGCAGGCCTGGCACCGCGCCGTCTGATCCTGGCGGGAATGGGTCTGTCCGGGCTTTCAGGCTGGGCGCGCCGTTCGGCCCATTTCGTCGACGCCATCGACCGTTTCGGTTCCATCGAGCGCGGGGATCCGGCGTTCGTAGCCCAGGCATTCATGAAGACGATGAAGATTGACCGCGAAGCCGCGCGGCTGCTGCTGGGGTCTGTCGACGATACCGCGCCTTCGGAGCTGGCGCGCATCACCATGCCGACACTGTGCGTGTGTGGCGCGGACGATGAGGACAACGGCAAAGCGCAGGAGCTGGCCGATGCCTTGCCCGATGGTCACTACGCCGAAACGCCGGGAAATCACATGTCCTCGGTGACGTTCAAGGAGATGGGGCGTGCGATGGCCGAGTTCCTTCTCGACTGA
- a CDS encoding M2 family metallopeptidase gives MKRATIAVAALAAGLSFTAAPAAWAQEPAASYPHTAQGAADFVAAAEQDLSDFSLDNARVNWVNSTYITDDTNALASSSNAELTEKQVSYAVEAARYKDIPGLDPDVVRKLGILSQGIVMPAPTTPGAADELGTIMTDLSATYGKGRGTLNGAEINGSDIEEEMGNLDHTPAEFAEMWASWHDNVGAPMKDDYVRMVEIGNTGARELGYADVGAMWRSGYDMEPEAFAAETERLWQEVKPLYLALHTYVRNKLNAKYGADVQPQTGPIRADLLGNMWAQEWGSIYPLVAPEGAGDLGYDIGDLLKAKGQTPVDMVKTGEGFYSSLGFDPLPGTFWTRSMITKPADREVICHASAWDVDNKDDIRIKMCTKVNSTDFVTIHHELGHNYYQRAYNAQPYLYLNGANDGFHEAIGDFVALSITPRYLVQIGLLDAAKVPSADKDIGLLLRQAMDKVAFLPFGLMIDRYRWGIFDGSITPAQYNSAWTKMRLEYQGIVPPVERPADGFDAGAKFHIPGNTPYTRYFLARILQFQFYQAACKQAGWTGPLHRCSFYGNKEVGKNLEAMLSMGMSKPWPEALKAFTGSSKMSAKPMLDYFAPLKDWLDKQNKGQKTGW, from the coding sequence ATGAAACGAGCGACCATAGCTGTTGCCGCGCTGGCGGCGGGCTTGTCCTTTACCGCAGCTCCCGCCGCCTGGGCCCAGGAACCCGCGGCGAGCTATCCGCACACCGCGCAAGGGGCTGCGGATTTCGTAGCTGCGGCCGAACAGGACCTGTCCGACTTCTCGCTCGACAATGCGCGCGTCAACTGGGTGAACAGCACCTACATCACCGATGACACCAACGCGCTCGCGTCCAGCTCGAACGCTGAGCTGACGGAGAAGCAGGTGTCCTACGCGGTCGAAGCCGCGCGCTACAAGGACATCCCGGGGCTTGATCCGGACGTTGTGCGCAAGCTCGGGATCCTGAGCCAGGGTATCGTCATGCCCGCGCCGACGACCCCTGGCGCGGCGGACGAGCTGGGCACGATCATGACTGATCTCAGCGCGACCTATGGCAAGGGCCGCGGCACGCTCAATGGTGCGGAGATCAACGGCTCGGACATCGAGGAGGAGATGGGCAACCTCGATCACACGCCGGCCGAATTTGCCGAGATGTGGGCGAGCTGGCACGACAATGTCGGTGCGCCGATGAAGGACGACTATGTGCGCATGGTCGAGATCGGCAACACCGGTGCTCGTGAACTTGGCTACGCCGACGTCGGCGCGATGTGGCGCTCGGGCTACGACATGGAGCCCGAAGCCTTCGCCGCCGAGACCGAGCGCTTGTGGCAGGAGGTCAAGCCGCTCTACCTCGCACTGCATACCTATGTCCGCAACAAGCTCAACGCGAAGTACGGTGCGGACGTGCAGCCGCAGACCGGGCCGATCCGTGCCGATCTGCTTGGCAACATGTGGGCGCAGGAATGGGGGAGCATCTACCCGCTCGTCGCGCCCGAAGGTGCGGGCGATCTGGGCTATGATATCGGCGATCTGCTCAAGGCGAAGGGCCAGACACCTGTCGACATGGTGAAGACCGGCGAGGGCTTCTATTCCTCGCTCGGCTTTGATCCGCTTCCCGGTACATTCTGGACGCGCTCGATGATCACCAAGCCCGCCGACCGTGAGGTGATCTGCCATGCTTCGGCCTGGGATGTCGACAACAAGGACGACATCCGCATCAAGATGTGCACCAAGGTGAATTCGACGGACTTCGTTACGATCCACCATGAACTGGGCCACAACTACTACCAGCGCGCCTACAACGCGCAGCCCTACTTGTACCTCAACGGGGCCAACGATGGCTTCCACGAGGCGATCGGTGACTTCGTGGCGCTCTCGATCACGCCGCGTTATCTCGTCCAGATCGGCCTGCTCGATGCCGCCAAGGTGCCGAGTGCGGACAAGGATATCGGCCTGCTCCTGCGCCAGGCGATGGACAAGGTGGCCTTCCTGCCGTTTGGCCTGATGATCGACCGCTACCGCTGGGGTATCTTCGATGGTTCGATCACGCCTGCGCAGTACAACTCGGCGTGGACCAAGATGCGTCTGGAGTACCAGGGTATCGTGCCGCCGGTGGAGCGTCCTGCGGACGGCTTCGATGCGGGCGCCAAGTTCCACATTCCCGGCAATACGCCTTACACGCGCTATTTCCTTGCCCGGATCCTGCAGTTCCAGTTCTACCAGGCCGCGTGCAAGCAGGCCGGATGGACCGGGCCGCTGCACCGTTGCAGCTTCTACGGCAACAAGGAAGTGGGCAAGAACCTCGAGGCGATGCTGAGCATGGGCATGTCCAAACCCTGGCCCGAAGCGCTCAAGGCGTTCACCGGCTCCTCGAAGATGAGCGCCAAGCCGATGCTCGACTACTTCGCGCCGCTCAAGGACTGGCTCGACAAGCAGAACAAGGGGCAGAAGACGGGCTGGTAA
- a CDS encoding AMP nucleosidase, which translates to MQNRIDQIHAELVRVYETAVATLKADIAAFVEHGTLPPPERRSQREWTYPELTVRYAGNEREAVYGRAFGRLVETGTYATTITRPHLFADYLKEQLTLLDAEYEIEIEVGRSDQEIPFPYVLDGIGVGTATPQQLAAHFPSTDLAMIGDEIADGLMIFDENDPKPLALFDGLRTDFSLARLAHYTGTSPDHCQKFILFTNYHRYVDEFVDWAGTQIGQDGFTALAGAGGLYLDEPTDNARARLSDTAWRRHQMPAYHLVREDKSGITLVNIGVGPSNAKTITDHLAVLRPEAWLMIGHCGGLRETQRIGDFVLAHAYLRDDKVLDPVLPPEIPLPAIAEVQQALAEAAEIVSGDSGANLKKRMRTGTVVTTDDRNWELRYTASAHRFSLSRAIAIEMESATISAQGYRFRVPYGTLLCVSDKPLHGELKLPGQANRFYEEAIAGHLKIGLHACALLRAEGDSLHSRKLRAFDEPPFR; encoded by the coding sequence ATGCAAAACAGAATAGATCAGATCCACGCGGAATTGGTCCGCGTCTATGAAACCGCCGTCGCCACCCTCAAGGCCGACATCGCCGCCTTCGTCGAGCACGGCACCCTTCCCCCTCCCGAACGCCGCAGCCAGCGGGAGTGGACCTACCCCGAACTCACCGTGCGCTATGCCGGAAACGAGCGCGAAGCCGTCTACGGCCGCGCCTTCGGCCGCCTCGTCGAGACGGGCACGTACGCGACCACGATCACAAGGCCGCACCTTTTTGCCGATTACCTGAAGGAGCAGCTCACCCTCCTCGATGCCGAATACGAGATCGAGATCGAGGTCGGACGCTCGGACCAGGAAATCCCCTTCCCCTACGTTCTGGACGGCATTGGCGTGGGCACCGCCACCCCGCAGCAGCTTGCCGCCCACTTCCCGAGCACCGACCTTGCCATGATCGGCGATGAAATCGCCGATGGCCTGATGATCTTTGACGAGAACGATCCCAAGCCCCTGGCGCTCTTCGATGGGCTGCGCACCGACTTCAGCCTGGCCCGCCTCGCGCACTACACCGGCACCAGCCCCGACCACTGCCAGAAGTTCATCCTCTTCACGAACTACCACCGCTACGTCGACGAGTTCGTGGACTGGGCGGGCACGCAGATCGGCCAGGACGGCTTCACCGCGCTGGCCGGTGCGGGCGGGCTCTATCTCGACGAGCCGACCGACAACGCCCGCGCGCGCCTGTCCGACACCGCCTGGCGCCGCCACCAGATGCCCGCCTACCACCTCGTGCGCGAGGACAAGTCGGGCATCACGCTCGTCAACATCGGCGTTGGCCCCTCCAACGCCAAGACGATCACCGATCACCTCGCAGTCCTGCGCCCCGAAGCCTGGCTGATGATCGGCCACTGCGGGGGCCTGCGCGAAACGCAGCGCATCGGCGACTTCGTGCTCGCCCACGCGTACCTGCGCGACGACAAGGTCCTCGATCCCGTTCTGCCGCCCGAGATCCCCCTGCCCGCCATCGCCGAGGTCCAGCAGGCGCTTGCCGAGGCGGCCGAGATCGTCAGCGGCGATAGCGGTGCCAACCTCAAGAAGCGCATGCGCACCGGCACCGTCGTCACCACCGACGACCGCAACTGGGAGCTGCGCTACACCGCCTCGGCCCACCGCTTCAGCCTCTCACGCGCCATTGCCATCGAGATGGAGAGCGCGACCATCAGCGCCCAAGGGTACCGCTTCCGCGTCCCCTACGGCACCCTGCTGTGCGTCTCGGACAAGCCGCTCCACGGCGAACTGAAGCTGCCAGGCCAGGCCAACCGCTTCTACGAGGAAGCCATTGCCGGACACCTCAAGATCGGCCTCCACGCCTGCGCCCTGCTGCGCGCCGAGGGTGACAGCCTGCACAGCCGCAAGCTGCGCGCCTTCGACGAACCTCCGTTCCGGTAA
- the rplI gene encoding 50S ribosomal protein L9 — MDIILLERVEKLGNIGDVVTVKDGFARNFLLPNKKALRANEANKKVFEANRAKIEADNAEKRSAAESHSSNVEGKQVVLIRASSNSGQLYGSVTVRDIAEALNAEGAQVTKQMIVLEHPIKTLGVFDVRVSLHPEVAVNVQVNVARSTDEAELQAQGVNVMEAMFEEDTSGFTEAYDPNAEPGEIAVEEDAPAEDGEEQA, encoded by the coding sequence ATGGATATCATCCTCCTCGAACGCGTCGAGAAGCTCGGCAACATCGGCGACGTCGTCACCGTCAAGGACGGTTTCGCGCGCAACTTCCTGCTGCCGAACAAGAAGGCCCTTCGCGCCAACGAAGCCAACAAGAAGGTCTTCGAAGCGAACCGCGCCAAGATCGAAGCCGACAACGCTGAGAAGCGTTCGGCTGCCGAGAGCCACTCGAGCAACGTCGAAGGCAAGCAGGTCGTCCTGATCCGCGCCTCGTCGAACTCGGGCCAGCTCTACGGTTCGGTCACCGTGCGTGACATCGCAGAAGCCCTGAACGCCGAAGGCGCGCAGGTCACCAAGCAGATGATCGTGCTCGAGCACCCGATCAAGACCCTCGGCGTCTTCGACGTGCGCGTCTCGCTGCACCCCGAAGTCGCGGTCAACGTCCAGGTCAACGTCGCACGTTCGACCGACGAAGCCGAACTGCAGGCCCAGGGCGTCAACGTCATGGAAGCCATGTTCGAAGAAGACACCAGCGGCTTCACCGAAGCTTACGATCCCAACGCCGAGCCCGGCGAGATCGCAGTCGAGGAAGACGCTCCTGCCGAGGACGGCGAAGAGCAGGCCTGA